In one window of Helianthus annuus cultivar XRQ/B chromosome 17, HanXRQr2.0-SUNRISE, whole genome shotgun sequence DNA:
- the LOC110896017 gene encoding ATP synthase subunit delta', mitochondrial — MFRQVAHRLLTRSTTTTYSIFPATTTLRPFSTEVSTDASSGDSAFIDAWKKVAPNIDPPKTPSQYMEPRPPTPSSLPSKLTVNFVLPYAAELSKAEVDMVIVPATTGQMGILPGHVPTIAELKPGLLSVHEGNDVKKYFISSGFAFVHSNSYADILAVEAVPLDRIDPAQVQKGLSEFTQKLNSASSDLDKAEAQIGVDVHSALNSALTG, encoded by the exons ATGTTCCGGCAAGTAGCTCACCGCCTCCTCACccgatccaccaccaccacctactcCATCTTCCCCGCTACCACCACCCTCCGCCCTTTCTCCACCGAGGTATCCACCGATGCCTCCTCCGGCGACTCCGCTTTCATCGACGCCTGGAAGAAGGTTGCCCCCAACATCGATCCACCAAAGACTCCGAGCCAGTATATGGAGCCCCGTCCCCCCACTCCTTCCTCTCTTCCCTCCAAACTCACCGTCAATTTCGTTCTCCCCTACGCCGCCGAACTCTCCAAAGCAGAG GTTGACATGGTGATAGTTCCAGCAACAACGGGCCAGATGGGTATTTTACCAGGACACGTACCAACAATCGCAGAGCTCAAACCAGGCCTCCTTTCGGTCCACGAAGGTAACGACGTGAAGAAATACTTTATAAGCAGCGGCTTTGCTTTTGTGCACTCAAACTCTTACGCAGACATATTGGCTGTTGAGGCGGTTCCCCTTGACCGAATTGACCCGGCCCAAGTACAAAAGGGTTTAAGTGAGTTCACTCAGAAGCTGAACTCAGCATCATCTGATTTGGACAAAGCTGAAGCCCAGATCGGAGTTGATGTTCACAGCGCTCTCAACTCTGCTCTTACTGGTTAA